A single region of the Kineosporiaceae bacterium SCSIO 59966 genome encodes:
- a CDS encoding S8 family serine peptidase — MRRLLWAPLLAVLVGAAGAVPASAQEAPASYLVELAPGVDPEEFHQELASSAHPRPLTDSLPGLVASLRPGEARRLARHPDVQRVELDREVHVAAETPWGVDRIDQRTLPLDGLASRPAGGDGVRVYVVDTGVRADHVALTGRVQPGVQILDGVQSPDGGADCNGHGTHVAGILGGADVGVAPEVDVVPVRVMDCAGSGNQSDVIAGLDWVLQTHPRGTPGVVNISLAGPPSEILDSAIRAVHDAGLAVVVAAGNDSADACATSPAREPSAVTVGATDAADARASFSNYGSCLDLFAPGVRILSASRESPAAWAESSGTSMAAPHVTGILAQYLEVDPALRPADAAARLVGTATTGVVRGAGTGSPVLLAWKGPAAAPVEDAGGTPPPSEPDPDAAPVPEVQPAPEPEPVPEPEPEPVLPVFTDVPTDAYYAGAVDWAVLHDVTSGTTATRFSPKKTVTRGEAVTFLWRSQGRPAPTGTSGFTDVPQGAYYADAVSWAVERGITSGVKPGRFAPGDPVTRDQAVTLLWRLVGEPAAAPERFDDVAAGSYAAPAIGWAEEAGVTQGTSPTTFSPATPVNRADMVVLLHRLLES; from the coding sequence GTGCGACGTCTCCTCTGGGCCCCGCTCCTCGCCGTCCTCGTTGGCGCGGCAGGTGCTGTTCCCGCGAGCGCCCAGGAGGCGCCGGCGTCCTACCTCGTCGAACTGGCTCCGGGCGTCGACCCGGAGGAGTTCCACCAGGAGCTCGCCTCCTCGGCCCACCCGCGCCCCCTCACCGATTCCCTCCCAGGCCTCGTGGCGTCGTTGCGTCCCGGCGAGGCCCGGCGGCTGGCGCGTCATCCAGACGTCCAGCGCGTCGAGCTCGACCGCGAGGTTCACGTCGCCGCCGAGACCCCATGGGGCGTCGACCGGATCGACCAACGGACCCTGCCCCTCGACGGGCTCGCGTCCCGGCCCGCGGGCGGGGACGGCGTCCGGGTCTACGTCGTCGACACCGGGGTGCGCGCTGACCACGTCGCCCTGACCGGCCGCGTCCAGCCCGGCGTCCAGATCCTCGACGGCGTCCAGAGCCCGGACGGCGGCGCGGACTGCAACGGGCACGGCACCCACGTCGCCGGGATCCTCGGGGGCGCCGACGTCGGCGTCGCCCCCGAGGTCGACGTCGTCCCCGTCCGGGTGATGGACTGCGCCGGGTCCGGCAACCAGTCCGACGTCATCGCCGGCCTGGACTGGGTGCTGCAGACCCACCCGCGCGGCACGCCCGGCGTCGTCAACATCTCCCTGGCCGGACCGCCGTCCGAGATCCTCGACTCCGCGATCCGGGCCGTGCACGACGCCGGGCTCGCCGTCGTCGTCGCGGCCGGCAACGACAGCGCCGACGCGTGCGCCACCTCCCCGGCGCGCGAGCCGTCCGCCGTCACCGTCGGTGCCACCGACGCCGCGGACGCCCGGGCCTCGTTCAGCAACTACGGCTCCTGCCTGGACCTGTTCGCCCCCGGGGTGCGGATCCTCTCCGCCTCCCGCGAGTCGCCGGCCGCGTGGGCCGAGTCCTCCGGCACGTCCATGGCTGCCCCGCACGTCACCGGCATCCTCGCCCAGTACCTCGAGGTCGACCCGGCCCTGCGCCCGGCGGACGCCGCGGCCCGCCTCGTCGGCACCGCCACCACCGGCGTCGTCCGGGGCGCCGGGACGGGGTCACCGGTTCTGCTCGCCTGGAAGGGACCTGCTGCTGCGCCGGTCGAGGACGCCGGGGGTACGCCGCCACCCTCGGAGCCCGACCCGGACGCCGCGCCGGTCCCGGAGGTTCAACCGGCACCCGAGCCCGAGCCTGTGCCTGAGCCGGAGCCCGAGCCGGTGCTGCCGGTGTTCACCGACGTCCCGACGGACGCGTACTACGCCGGAGCCGTCGATTGGGCGGTGCTCCACGACGTCACCTCCGGCACCACGGCGACGAGGTTCTCCCCGAAGAAGACGGTCACCCGCGGCGAGGCCGTCACGTTCCTGTGGCGCTCGCAGGGCCGCCCGGCCCCCACCGGGACCAGCGGCTTCACCGACGTCCCGCAGGGCGCCTACTACGCCGACGCGGTGAGCTGGGCCGTCGAGCGTGGCATCACCTCCGGCGTCAAACCCGGCCGGTTCGCCCCCGGCGACCCGGTCACCCGCGACCAGGCCGTCACCCTGCTGTGGCGGCTTGTGGGGGAGCCGGCCGCCGCCCCGGAGCGCTTCGACGACGTCGCCGCCGGCAGCTACGCCGCACCGGCGATCGGCTGGGCCGAAGAGGCCGGGGTGACCCAGGGGACCAGCCCGACGACGTTCTCCCCGGCGACACCGGTGAACCGCGCCGACATGGTCGTGCTCCTGCACCGTCTGCTCGAGTCATGA
- a CDS encoding ABC transporter permease, protein MALLSPVFLTTQNVLNIGVQAAVVAILAFGQTFVIVSGGIDLSVGSVAALSSIVTAYTAATGGVNPFVAIALGLVTGVASGFVSGSLVAYGRLPAFIATLAMLSIARGLALVLSDGVPIAQPEAVAWLGSTVGGWLPVPVLVMVVAGLLAGFILARTYSGRAMYAIGGNEEAARLSGINVRRQQLVIYSLAGLYSAIAGLVLAGRLASGQPQAAAGYELDAIAAVVIGGASLAGGSGRAFGTFVGALVLAVIRNGLNLLNVSSFWQQVVIGAVIALAVLSDTLRRRRS, encoded by the coding sequence ATGGCGCTGCTGAGCCCGGTGTTCCTCACCACCCAGAACGTGCTGAACATCGGCGTCCAGGCGGCCGTCGTCGCCATCCTGGCCTTCGGGCAGACCTTCGTCATCGTCTCCGGTGGGATCGACCTGTCCGTGGGCTCCGTGGCCGCGCTGTCGTCGATCGTCACCGCCTACACGGCGGCCACGGGCGGCGTGAACCCCTTCGTCGCGATCGCTCTCGGCCTCGTCACCGGTGTGGCGAGCGGGTTCGTCTCCGGGTCGCTCGTGGCCTACGGCCGGCTCCCCGCGTTCATCGCCACGCTGGCGATGCTGTCCATCGCCCGGGGGCTGGCCCTCGTCCTGTCCGACGGCGTGCCCATCGCCCAGCCGGAGGCGGTCGCCTGGCTTGGCAGCACCGTTGGCGGCTGGTTGCCGGTGCCCGTGCTCGTCATGGTCGTCGCCGGCCTCCTCGCGGGGTTCATCCTCGCCCGCACCTACTCCGGCCGGGCCATGTACGCCATCGGCGGCAACGAGGAGGCGGCCCGGCTGTCCGGGATCAACGTCCGCCGCCAGCAGCTCGTGATCTACTCCCTCGCGGGCCTCTACTCCGCCATCGCGGGCCTCGTGCTCGCCGGGCGGCTCGCCTCCGGGCAGCCGCAGGCCGCCGCCGGGTACGAGCTCGACGCGATCGCCGCCGTCGTCATCGGCGGTGCCAGCCTCGCAGGCGGGTCCGGACGGGCGTTCGGCACCTTCGTCGGTGCCCTTGTGCTCGCCGTCATCCGCAACGGCCTGAACCTCCTGAACGTCTCCTCCTTCTGGCAGCAGGTCGTCATCGGCGCGGTCATCGCCCTCGCCGTCCTCAGCGACACGCTGCGCCGCAGGAGATCGTGA
- a CDS encoding S-layer homology domain-containing protein has translation MSFTTRQGRAAKRSLAVLGATALTVGAFGPAAYADNHVQSIDPACADWTEPYGFDDITGETQAYQDAINCLAWYDITRGRNATTYAPDDDVKRYEMALFISRTIGYIERASDIDVVDPEEAPDAGFEDTDGLTGPQQDAIDQLVELEIVEGKNADEFAPYESITRRDMARFIDRMVDNVVDGSEDADFYEADYTDPFADVPPTLPGAEDIYSLRAEGIVQGEASGLYLPYTSVDRKDMAFYVMRTVADLVEKEYIEPLTEEALAPAALSLTPEEAVNPVGTEHTVTATLVNADGGPVVDGSLVRFEVYGSPDEFDVPGQNVRLLQTGGVVESEGSAATFTYTDDTDLDVPEDSDDYIVACVVAAAAENCTEEQTTFFGDRTVLVVDQVTGEPTNIDAEPSDWATKAWEVREAASMTLEPAEATNVLSDEHTVTATVYDQFDEPLEGETVTFEVYRDFVEDEGVADTGFEEVDTTGATVDGNTTAATDGEVAGEATFTYTGPDAADAPLGAEDLIVACIDGVDADVTCVEYTAPTETTPGTVTLDDDEINATATKSWVAAELAVVSLTPETAVNPEGTDHTVVATVENQFGEATVNQPVTFQVFSVDANGDYTENTAAGDTIDSVVDDDTTDVDETGTATFTYTGAAVDEDSTDVIVACLDTFVPDTTDPTVGGPGFLGCADVDPNGNLVLDEADDTVTAEKTWVALNEAPADGTYTGDVVGTAVTDGAGGSFNLFTTDEQYVEITYVADDLFRIAGEPVTEADFEEALSEGDAVSVVLNTSPDAGAQSVLNLVEDRDAVPAV, from the coding sequence ATGAGTTTCACCACGAGACAGGGTCGCGCTGCCAAGCGCTCCCTGGCCGTACTGGGGGCCACCGCCCTCACCGTGGGCGCCTTCGGCCCCGCGGCGTACGCGGACAACCATGTCCAGAGCATCGATCCCGCGTGCGCGGACTGGACCGAGCCCTACGGCTTCGACGACATCACGGGCGAGACGCAGGCCTACCAGGACGCGATCAACTGCCTCGCCTGGTACGACATCACCCGTGGCCGTAACGCCACGACCTACGCCCCGGACGATGACGTCAAGCGCTACGAGATGGCGCTGTTCATCTCCCGGACGATCGGCTACATCGAGCGCGCCTCGGACATCGACGTCGTCGACCCGGAAGAGGCCCCGGACGCCGGCTTCGAGGACACCGACGGCCTGACCGGTCCGCAGCAGGACGCGATTGACCAGCTCGTCGAGCTCGAGATCGTCGAGGGCAAGAACGCCGACGAGTTCGCCCCGTACGAGTCGATCACCCGCCGCGACATGGCCCGGTTCATCGACCGCATGGTCGACAACGTCGTGGACGGCTCCGAGGACGCTGACTTCTACGAGGCCGACTACACCGACCCGTTCGCTGACGTCCCGCCGACCCTGCCGGGCGCCGAGGACATCTACTCGCTGCGCGCCGAGGGCATCGTCCAGGGCGAGGCCAGCGGCCTGTACCTGCCGTACACCTCGGTGGACCGCAAGGACATGGCGTTCTACGTGATGCGGACCGTCGCGGACCTGGTGGAGAAGGAGTACATCGAGCCGCTCACCGAGGAGGCGCTGGCGCCCGCCGCTCTGAGCCTGACGCCGGAAGAGGCCGTCAACCCGGTCGGCACCGAGCACACTGTGACGGCGACGCTGGTGAACGCCGACGGTGGGCCTGTCGTCGACGGCAGCCTGGTCCGGTTCGAGGTGTACGGCAGCCCCGACGAGTTCGACGTTCCCGGCCAGAACGTGCGGCTGCTGCAGACGGGCGGGGTTGTGGAGTCCGAGGGCTCTGCGGCCACGTTCACCTACACCGACGACACCGACTTGGACGTCCCTGAGGACAGCGACGACTACATCGTCGCCTGCGTCGTTGCCGCTGCCGCGGAGAACTGCACCGAGGAGCAGACCACGTTCTTCGGGGACCGCACGGTCCTCGTGGTCGACCAGGTCACGGGCGAGCCGACGAACATCGACGCTGAGCCGAGCGACTGGGCCACCAAGGCCTGGGAGGTCCGTGAGGCTGCTTCGATGACGCTGGAACCGGCCGAGGCCACCAACGTCCTCAGCGACGAGCACACCGTCACCGCGACGGTCTACGACCAGTTCGACGAGCCGCTCGAGGGTGAGACGGTGACCTTCGAGGTCTACCGCGACTTCGTCGAGGACGAGGGCGTGGCTGACACCGGTTTTGAGGAGGTGGACACCACTGGTGCCACTGTTGACGGCAACACCACGGCCGCCACGGATGGCGAGGTGGCCGGTGAGGCGACCTTCACCTACACGGGTCCGGACGCTGCCGACGCGCCGCTGGGGGCTGAGGACCTCATCGTCGCGTGCATCGACGGAGTGGATGCGGACGTCACTTGCGTTGAGTACACCGCTCCTACCGAGACGACGCCCGGCACCGTCACCCTTGACGACGACGAGATCAACGCCACGGCCACCAAGTCGTGGGTTGCTGCGGAGCTCGCAGTTGTCTCCCTGACGCCCGAGACCGCCGTCAACCCGGAGGGCACCGACCACACCGTGGTCGCCACCGTGGAGAACCAGTTCGGTGAAGCCACCGTGAACCAGCCGGTGACCTTCCAGGTGTTCAGCGTCGACGCCAACGGTGACTACACCGAGAACACCGCGGCTGGTGACACCATCGACTCTGTGGTCGACGACGACACCACCGACGTCGACGAAACCGGTACGGCGACCTTCACCTACACCGGTGCGGCAGTGGACGAGGACAGCACTGACGTGATCGTCGCCTGCCTCGACACCTTTGTCCCTGACACGACCGACCCCACCGTCGGGGGCCCCGGTTTCCTGGGCTGTGCGGACGTCGACCCGAACGGGAACCTGGTCCTTGACGAGGCTGACGACACCGTCACCGCCGAGAAGACCTGGGTCGCGCTCAACGAGGCGCCGGCTGACGGCACCTACACCGGTGACGTTGTTGGTACCGCCGTCACTGACGGTGCGGGTGGCAGCTTCAACCTGTTCACCACGGACGAGCAGTACGTCGAGATCACCTACGTGGCCGACGACCTGTTCCGTATCGCAGGTGAGCCGGTTACCGAGGCCGACTTCGAGGAGGCGCTCAGCGAAGGCGACGCCGTGTCGGTCGTGCTGAACACCAGCCCGGACGCGGGTGCCCAGAGCGTCCTCAACCTGGTCGAGGACCGGGACGCAGTTCCGGCTGTGTAG
- a CDS encoding LacI family DNA-binding transcriptional regulator, whose translation MPTIKDVARAAGVSTASVSRVVTGHPATSPQMRERVLAAARELGFRPNAVARSLRSTGTRTVGLVVSDLLNPFFTELARAVEDTARAAGFSVIVGNADEDPDQQDHYIRILLERQVDGLIVVPTVDTSPLLREAAEHQHHVVLVDRAAADVEAPTVLTDATEAIEELVDHLLATGRRDPAIISGPEHAGSARARLDAFRQALAGHGLELPAGRVLHGDFRAEGGYAAMERILATPDRPDAVFVANGTMGLGVLRVLAERRADAPVVPDDLALAVFDDTPWFGLLTPTVTAVAQPTRTLGEHAARTLLARIAGEEDPAPMPDLRCRLVLRQSTAPGRPR comes from the coding sequence ATGCCGACGATCAAGGACGTGGCGAGGGCCGCCGGCGTCTCGACCGCGTCCGTCTCCCGGGTCGTGACCGGGCACCCCGCCACGTCCCCGCAGATGCGCGAGCGCGTCCTGGCCGCGGCCCGTGAGCTGGGCTTCCGGCCGAACGCCGTCGCCAGGTCCTTGCGCAGCACGGGGACCCGGACGGTGGGCCTCGTCGTCTCCGACCTGCTCAACCCGTTCTTCACCGAGCTGGCTCGTGCCGTGGAGGACACCGCGCGCGCCGCGGGGTTCTCGGTCATCGTCGGCAACGCGGACGAGGACCCCGACCAGCAGGACCACTACATCCGGATCCTGCTCGAGCGTCAGGTCGACGGCCTCATCGTGGTGCCCACGGTGGACACCTCCCCGCTGCTGCGTGAGGCCGCCGAGCACCAGCACCACGTCGTCCTCGTGGACCGGGCCGCGGCCGACGTCGAGGCCCCCACCGTCCTGACCGACGCCACCGAGGCCATCGAGGAGCTCGTCGACCACCTCCTGGCCACCGGCCGCCGCGACCCGGCGATCATCTCCGGACCCGAGCACGCCGGCAGCGCGCGGGCACGGCTCGACGCCTTCCGCCAGGCCCTGGCCGGGCACGGCCTCGAGCTGCCCGCCGGCCGCGTCCTGCACGGCGACTTCCGTGCCGAGGGCGGCTACGCGGCCATGGAACGCATCCTGGCCACCCCCGACCGACCGGACGCCGTCTTCGTCGCCAACGGCACCATGGGCCTGGGCGTGCTCCGGGTCCTCGCGGAGCGCCGCGCCGACGCGCCGGTCGTCCCGGACGACCTCGCGCTGGCCGTGTTCGACGACACCCCCTGGTTCGGTCTGCTCACCCCCACCGTCACGGCCGTCGCCCAGCCGACGAGGACCCTCGGCGAGCACGCCGCCCGGACCCTCCTCGCCCGCATCGCGGGCGAGGAGGATCCGGCGCCCATGCCCGATCTGCGTTGCCGCCTCGTCCTGCGTCAGTCCACCGCCCCGGGGAGGCCCCGGTGA
- a CDS encoding SDR family oxidoreductase, with the protein MTSTTCRRLDGRVAVVTGASRGIGLAIAQRLVAEGAKVCITARKPDPLAEAAATMPDDSVIAVAGKADDPEHQHAVLDRVAEAFGHLDILVNNAGINPVYGPLVDVDLAAARKILEVNLLATLAWVQEAMRRTDLRFAEGGSVVNLSSVSADTPSPGLGMYGVSKAAVAHLTRTLAAELGPAVRVNAVSPAVVKTRFARALYEGKEAETAAQYPMRRLGTPDDVAAAVAYLVSDEASWVTGHVLTLDGGLQAAGGTA; encoded by the coding sequence ATGACCTCCACGACGTGCCGACGACTGGACGGCCGTGTCGCGGTCGTGACGGGCGCGAGCCGTGGCATCGGGTTGGCGATCGCGCAGCGCCTGGTCGCCGAGGGCGCGAAGGTCTGCATCACGGCACGCAAGCCGGATCCGCTGGCCGAGGCCGCGGCAACCATGCCGGACGACAGCGTCATCGCCGTCGCGGGCAAGGCCGACGACCCGGAGCACCAGCACGCGGTGCTCGACCGGGTGGCTGAGGCGTTCGGCCACCTCGACATCCTCGTCAACAACGCCGGCATCAACCCCGTGTACGGCCCGCTGGTGGACGTCGATCTCGCCGCCGCCCGGAAGATCCTCGAGGTGAACCTTCTCGCCACGCTGGCCTGGGTGCAGGAGGCCATGCGGCGCACCGACCTGCGCTTCGCCGAGGGCGGGTCAGTGGTGAACCTGTCGTCGGTCAGCGCAGACACGCCGTCGCCCGGCCTGGGGATGTACGGCGTGAGCAAGGCAGCTGTCGCCCACCTCACCCGGACGCTCGCCGCCGAACTGGGCCCCGCGGTACGGGTCAACGCGGTCTCCCCCGCCGTGGTGAAGACCCGTTTCGCCCGCGCTCTGTACGAGGGCAAGGAGGCCGAGACGGCGGCCCAGTACCCGATGAGGCGCCTCGGGACCCCGGACGACGTCGCCGCAGCGGTCGCTTACCTAGTCTCCGACGAGGCGTCGTGGGTGACCGGGCACGTCCTCACCCTTGACGGCGGCCTGCAGGCCGCCGGCGGAACGGCCTAG
- a CDS encoding LLM class F420-dependent oxidoreductase, producing the protein MRFGLFIPQGWRLDLTNVPDAEQWPRMRDLARRAEAGPWESIWVYDHFHTVPEPTDEATHEAWSLMAAFAASTERVRLGQMCTSMGYRNPAYLAKVAATVDHVSGGRLEMGIGAGWYEHEWRAYGYGFPGAGDRLRALDEGVQIFLQMWRDGRATLHGERFDVDGAIGRPLPLQDGGPSLWIAGGGERKTLRTAAKYADYTNFDGTLEGFTHKSQVLAEHCRAVGRDFEAITRSANYNVVIGRDDAEVTERLDAIRERYRPYLTEDRLERAVDSFRTGPLVGTPEQICERLTALQDAGMTYAITYFVEAADDTSGIELFEREVVPQFCS; encoded by the coding sequence GTGCGGTTCGGTCTGTTCATCCCCCAGGGCTGGCGGCTCGACCTCACGAACGTCCCGGACGCCGAGCAGTGGCCGCGGATGCGTGACCTCGCCCGCCGGGCCGAGGCCGGGCCGTGGGAGTCGATCTGGGTCTACGACCACTTCCACACCGTCCCGGAGCCGACCGACGAGGCCACCCACGAGGCGTGGAGCCTGATGGCGGCGTTCGCGGCGTCGACGGAGCGGGTCCGGCTCGGGCAGATGTGCACGTCGATGGGCTACCGCAACCCCGCCTACCTGGCCAAGGTCGCCGCGACCGTCGACCACGTCAGCGGTGGCCGCCTGGAGATGGGCATCGGCGCCGGTTGGTACGAGCACGAGTGGCGCGCCTACGGCTACGGGTTCCCCGGCGCGGGGGACCGGCTGCGCGCCCTGGACGAGGGCGTCCAGATCTTCCTGCAGATGTGGCGGGACGGCCGGGCCACCCTGCACGGCGAGCGGTTCGACGTGGACGGCGCGATCGGCCGGCCGCTGCCGCTGCAGGACGGCGGCCCGTCGCTGTGGATCGCCGGCGGCGGGGAGCGCAAGACCCTGCGCACCGCGGCCAAGTACGCCGACTACACGAACTTCGACGGCACGCTCGAGGGGTTCACCCACAAGTCGCAGGTGCTCGCCGAGCACTGCCGGGCCGTCGGGCGGGACTTCGAGGCGATCACCCGGTCGGCCAACTACAACGTCGTCATCGGTCGGGACGACGCGGAGGTGACCGAGCGCCTGGACGCCATCCGCGAGCGCTACCGCCCCTACCTCACGGAGGACAGGCTCGAGCGGGCCGTCGACTCCTTCCGCACCGGGCCGCTGGTGGGCACCCCCGAGCAGATCTGTGAGCGCCTGACCGCCCTGCAGGACGCCGGCATGACGTACGCGATCACCTACTTCGTCGAGGCGGCCGACGACACCAGCGGCATCGAGCTGTTCGAGCGCGAGGTCGTGCCGCAGTTCTGCTCCTGA
- the wecC gene encoding UDP-N-acetyl-D-mannosamine dehydrogenase, whose product MEERGRLVVVGLGYIGLPTAAAFATQGLDVVGVDVNPATVEAVNRGEVPFVEPDLGVAVSGAVRLGRLSASTDVPAADTYILAVPTPLQADRTADLSAVRAATDALAPRLRGGELVILESTSPPGTTEQIGHWLAEARPDLAVAGVTADRSGDPVLLAHCPERVLPGRIMIEIVTNDRVIGGVTPEAAERAAAVYRLIVQGRLLLTDARTAELSKLAENAYRDVNIAFANELARVCERLGVDPWEMIDLANRHPRVNILRPGPGVGGHCIAVDPWFVVAAAPEDATLIRTARQINDDQPGRVAAHVATLVAQAARDGAAGRGGRPVRVAALGLAFKANVDDLRESPAVDVVERLRGLVDAPIDVVEPHVAALPAELAGLDGVELVDLPTALGRADVVVLLVDHDEFREVPAEALGRALVHDTRGLWRSTRVTTDT is encoded by the coding sequence GTGGAGGAACGTGGGCGTCTCGTCGTCGTCGGGCTCGGCTACATCGGCCTGCCCACCGCCGCCGCGTTCGCCACCCAGGGCCTCGACGTCGTCGGCGTCGACGTCAACCCGGCCACCGTCGAGGCGGTCAACCGCGGCGAGGTGCCGTTCGTCGAACCCGACCTCGGCGTCGCCGTCAGCGGCGCCGTCCGGCTCGGGCGGCTCTCGGCGAGCACCGACGTCCCCGCGGCGGACACCTACATCCTCGCCGTCCCCACTCCGCTGCAGGCCGACCGGACGGCGGACCTGTCCGCCGTCCGCGCCGCCACCGACGCGCTCGCCCCCCGGCTGCGCGGCGGGGAGCTCGTCATCCTGGAGTCCACCTCCCCGCCCGGCACCACCGAGCAGATCGGGCACTGGCTCGCCGAGGCCCGCCCCGACCTCGCCGTCGCCGGCGTCACCGCCGACCGGAGCGGGGACCCGGTGCTGCTGGCCCACTGCCCGGAGCGGGTGCTGCCCGGCCGGATCATGATCGAGATCGTGACGAACGACCGGGTCATCGGCGGCGTCACCCCGGAGGCCGCCGAGCGGGCCGCCGCCGTGTACCGGCTCATCGTCCAGGGGCGGCTCCTGCTCACCGACGCCCGCACCGCCGAGTTGTCCAAGTTGGCCGAGAACGCCTACCGGGACGTCAACATCGCCTTCGCCAACGAGCTGGCCCGGGTGTGCGAGCGGCTCGGCGTCGACCCGTGGGAGATGATCGACCTGGCCAACCGGCACCCGCGGGTCAACATCCTGCGCCCCGGGCCCGGCGTCGGCGGGCACTGCATCGCCGTCGACCCGTGGTTCGTCGTCGCCGCCGCCCCCGAGGACGCCACCCTCATCCGCACCGCCCGGCAGATCAACGACGACCAGCCGGGGAGGGTCGCCGCGCACGTCGCGACCCTCGTGGCCCAGGCCGCCCGGGACGGCGCGGCCGGCCGGGGCGGCCGGCCGGTGCGGGTGGCCGCCCTCGGCCTGGCGTTCAAGGCCAACGTCGACGACCTGCGGGAGAGCCCCGCCGTCGACGTCGTCGAACGGCTGCGCGGCCTCGTCGACGCGCCCATCGACGTCGTCGAGCCGCACGTGGCGGCGCTGCCCGCCGAACTCGCCGGCCTCGACGGGGTCGAGCTCGTCGACCTGCCCACCGCCCTGGGCCGGGCGGACGTCGTCGTCCTGCTCGTCGACCACGACGAGTTCCGCGAGGTCCCCGCCGAGGCGCTTGGTCGTGCGCTGGTGCACGACACCCGCGGGCTGTGGCGCAGCACCCGGGTGACGACCGACACCTGA
- a CDS encoding sugar ABC transporter ATP-binding protein, whose protein sequence is MPPRPASVHRPGEAPVSLPSSGPELLRVEGLSKRFPGVVALDGVSFDLRGGEVHVLLGENGAGKSTLIKCLAGVYQPDEGRVLVDGRPVTIATAAQAEALGIATIYQEFNLVPQLSVAENVTLGRQPRRFGIIDRKEMDRRASAALQLVGLDVDLRRPVSTLGVARQQLVEIAKALSLDARILILDEPTAALTDAEVDRLLGLMADLRTKGVGMVFISHHLEEIQRVGDRVTVLRDGRSVGTVPAGTDTDELVRMMVGRSIESQFPRRPSPVGAELLRVEGLTARGRFEDVSLSVRAGEVVGIAGLVGAGRTELLRAVFGADPYDSGSVTVQGRPLPPHDVHAAIRAGLGLVPEDRKAQGLVLGATVEENLTLAVLRDATRAGIVDRARLRDQARTVVDDLGIRTPSTQAVVTNLSGGNQQKVVMGKWLAADPTVLLLDEPTRGIDVGAKVEIYELINTLTASGRGVLLVSSELPEVLGVCDRVLVMAQGHIVGELTHEEATQDVVMALAVKEVESSRAR, encoded by the coding sequence TTGCCGCCTCGTCCTGCGTCAGTCCACCGCCCCGGGGAGGCCCCGGTGAGCCTCCCGTCGTCCGGCCCCGAGCTGCTCCGGGTCGAGGGCCTCAGCAAGCGGTTCCCCGGCGTCGTCGCTCTCGACGGGGTGTCCTTCGACCTGCGCGGGGGCGAGGTCCACGTGCTGCTCGGCGAGAACGGTGCCGGCAAGTCGACCCTCATCAAGTGCCTCGCCGGGGTGTACCAGCCCGACGAGGGCCGGGTGCTCGTCGACGGGCGGCCCGTGACCATCGCGACGGCAGCCCAGGCCGAGGCGCTGGGCATCGCGACCATCTACCAGGAGTTCAACCTCGTTCCCCAGCTGTCCGTCGCGGAGAACGTCACCCTGGGCCGCCAGCCCCGCCGGTTCGGGATCATCGACCGCAAGGAGATGGACCGCCGGGCCAGCGCCGCCCTGCAGCTGGTGGGCCTCGACGTCGACCTGCGTCGCCCGGTCTCCACCCTCGGTGTCGCCCGCCAGCAGCTCGTGGAGATCGCCAAGGCGCTCAGCCTCGACGCCCGCATCCTCATCCTCGACGAACCCACCGCCGCCCTGACCGACGCGGAGGTGGACCGCCTGCTCGGCCTCATGGCGGACCTGCGCACCAAGGGCGTGGGGATGGTCTTCATCTCCCACCACCTCGAGGAGATCCAGCGCGTCGGGGACCGGGTGACCGTGCTGCGCGACGGCCGCTCGGTGGGCACCGTTCCGGCCGGCACGGACACCGACGAGCTCGTGCGGATGATGGTCGGGCGCTCCATCGAGTCTCAGTTCCCCCGCCGCCCGAGCCCGGTGGGCGCCGAGCTGCTCCGCGTCGAGGGCCTGACCGCCCGTGGACGGTTCGAGGACGTCTCGTTGAGCGTGCGGGCTGGTGAGGTCGTCGGCATTGCCGGTCTCGTCGGGGCCGGACGCACCGAGCTGCTGCGAGCAGTGTTCGGCGCAGACCCGTACGACTCGGGGAGCGTCACCGTCCAGGGCCGCCCGCTGCCCCCGCACGACGTGCACGCCGCGATCCGCGCCGGACTCGGTCTCGTCCCGGAGGACCGCAAGGCGCAGGGTCTGGTGCTCGGCGCCACGGTCGAGGAGAACCTCACCCTGGCCGTCCTGAGGGATGCCACCCGGGCAGGGATCGTCGACCGCGCACGCCTGCGTGACCAGGCGCGCACGGTGGTCGACGACCTCGGCATCCGCACGCCGTCGACCCAGGCCGTCGTCACCAACCTGTCCGGCGGCAACCAGCAGAAGGTCGTCATGGGCAAGTGGCTCGCCGCCGATCCCACGGTCCTGCTCCTCGACGAACCCACCCGGGGCATCGACGTCGGCGCCAAGGTGGAGATCTACGAGCTCATCAACACTCTGACCGCCTCCGGGCGGGGTGTGCTCCTCGTTTCCTCCGAGCTGCCCGAGGTGCTCGGCGTCTGCGACCGCGTCCTCGTCATGGCGCAGGGCCACATCGTCGGCGAGCTCACCCACGAAGAAGCCACCCAGGACGTCGTCATGGCCCTGGCAGTCAAGGAAGTGGAGTCCAGCCGTGCCCGCTGA